The Triticum dicoccoides isolate Atlit2015 ecotype Zavitan chromosome 6A, WEW_v2.0, whole genome shotgun sequence genome has a window encoding:
- the LOC119319355 gene encoding 3-ketoacyl-CoA synthase 5-like — MGVRLSDMLISPSHLKHSFEIIVNNFLLLVATPAIALVVLRKAAQLGPGEILSRLHGLHQVHVSLAVFLPFALATLYLMSRPRSVYLVDYACCRPKSSCRVSIASATENARFSLDDGGHQFMARMLKRSGLGDQTYVHPSLHYIPPRSSLSSCWDEAEQVIFAAVDDLLAKTGISPEAIDILVTNCTTFNPTPSLADTIVNRYKLRADIRSVHISGMGCSAGVISLEVARNLLHAAPRGARALMVSTESTSLVNYTGKNRAMLLPAALFRMGAAAVLLSTSRSMSRFRLTHIVRTITAAQDKAYQCAYQEEDDVGEMGINLSKELVAVAGDTLQANIVGIGSLVLQPSEKLLFALSFVARKVFNKKMKLYVPDFRTAFQHFCIHCGGRAVIDAVQTSLRLSDENIEPSRMTLHRFGNTSSSSLWYELAYIEAKRRMCKGDRVWMVGFGSGFKCNSAVWQCIRPASNTDIGTPWADSIHMYPLNISRK; from the coding sequence ATGGGTGTGCGCCTCAGCGACATGCTCATCTCACCATCCCATCTCAAACACTCGTTCGAGATCATCGtgaacaacttcctcctcctcgtcgccacaCCGGCCATCGCCCTCGTCGTTCTTCGTAAAGCCGCGCAGCTCGGACCCGGCGAGATCCTCTCCCGCCTCCATGGCTTGCACCAGGTTCACGTTTCGCTGGCAGTGTTCCTTCCATTCGCCTTGGCCACCCTCTACCTCATGAGTCGCCCTCGCAGCGTCTACCTCGTCGACTACGCTTGCTGCCGGCCTAAATCCAGTTGCCGCGTATCCATAGCCTCCGCCACCGAGAATGCTCGCTTTTCGCTCGATGATGGCGGTCACCAGTTCATGGCGCGCATGCTCAAGCGCTCGGGCCTCGGTGACCAGACTTACGTCCACCCTTCGTTGCACTACATTCCGCCGCGCTCCAGCTTAAGTTCATGCTGGGACGAAGCGGAGCAGGTCATCTTTGCGGCCGTCGACGACCTGCTCGCCAAGACGGGCATAAGTCCTGAGGCGATCGACATACTCGTCACCAACTGCACCACCTTCAACCCAACGCCGAGCTTGGCTGACACCATCGTGAACAGGTACAAGCTCAGAGCCGACATCCGGAGCGTGCACATCTCCGGCATGGGGTGCAGCGCCGGGGTGATCTCCTTGGAGGTGGCGAGGAACCTCCTGCACGCGGCGCCCCGTGGCGCGCGCGCCCTAATGGTGTCCACGGAGTCCACCTCGCTGGTCAACTATACGGGGAAGAACCGCGCGATGCTGCTGCCTGCCGCCTTGTTCCGCATGGGAGCAGCCGCGGTGCTGCTGTCGACGTCCAGATCCATGTCCCGGTTCCGGCTCACGCACATCGTGCGGACGATCACCGCCGCGCAAGACAAAGCGTACCAGTGCGCGTACCAGGAAGAGGACGACGTGGGGGAGATGGGAATAAACCTGTCCAAGGAGCTCGTGGCTGTCGCCGGCGACACCCTTCAGGCCAACATCGTCGGAATAGGGTCCCTCGTACTCCAACCATCGGAGAAGCTGCTCTTTGCGCTCTCGTTCGTTGCACGTAAGGTTTTCAACAAGAAGATGAAGCTATACGTCCCTGATTTCCGCACGGCCTTCCAGCACTTTTGCATCCATTGTGGTGGCCGGGCTGTGATCGACGCGGTGCAGACTAGCTTACGCTTATCGGATGAGAATATTGAGCCATCGCGGATGACGCTGCACCGGTTCGGGAACACATCTAGCAGTTCGTTATGGTACGAGCTTGCATACATCGAGGCGAAGAGACGGATGTGCAAGGGCGACCGGGTGTGGATGGTTGGGTTCGGTTCTGGGTTCAAGTGCAACAGCGCCGTGTGGCAGTGCATCAGGCCGGCCAGCAACACCGATATTGGCACGCCTTGGGCTGATTCTATCCATATGTATCCGTTGAACATCTCTCGAAAGTAA